In one window of Methanolobus mangrovi DNA:
- a CDS encoding HAD family hydrolase: MFKGIIFDSDGVLVNSMPYHAKAWVDVFAQFGINVTEEEIYDIEGSNHVGVINIFFEKAGRVPEPDMYDRILEMKRAHFLEKNRAETFEGMYECLNSLKPKFKLAVASGADRTIVTSLMEKFYPGIFDAIISGEDVKKGKPDPEPYNRAVELLGLDKNECFVVENAPLGIESAKNAGMFCVGIPTYLDAGKLQEADLIVKDHKELIDYLKGLEEKQS; the protein is encoded by the coding sequence ATGTTCAAAGGGATAATTTTTGACTCTGACGGAGTTCTAGTTAACTCAATGCCATATCATGCAAAAGCATGGGTTGATGTTTTTGCGCAGTTCGGTATCAATGTCACTGAAGAAGAGATATATGACATCGAGGGGTCAAACCATGTTGGTGTTATCAATATCTTTTTTGAAAAAGCCGGCAGGGTTCCTGAACCGGACATGTATGACAGGATACTGGAAATGAAAAGAGCACATTTTCTTGAGAAGAACCGCGCAGAGACATTTGAAGGCATGTACGAGTGCCTGAATTCCCTTAAACCTAAATTCAAACTTGCCGTTGCATCCGGTGCAGACAGGACAATTGTAACATCACTTATGGAAAAGTTCTATCCAGGAATATTCGATGCTATAATTTCCGGAGAGGATGTCAAAAAAGGAAAACCTGACCCTGAACCATATAACCGGGCAGTTGAACTGCTGGGACTGGACAAAAATGAATGTTTTGTTGTAGAGAATGCACCTCTTGGAATAGAATCTGCTAAGAATGCAGGCATGTTCTGCGTAGGAATACCGACATATCTTGATGCGGGAAAACTTCAGGAAGCTGACCTGATAGTTAAAGATCACAAAGAACTTATTGATTATCTTAAAGGTCTTGAAGAAAAACAGAGTTAG
- a CDS encoding nucleoside recognition domain-containing protein yields the protein MWIDALYSSFDYLIKVIPPIVIGTIIMDILVEMGWVKKLGFLASPVMRFGNLREELGVSFLTSFGSSAAGNSMIAKLHDDNYIDRKETIIATMVNSFPSSIVLSRDLLPVVVVLLGTTGLIYLGIVVLIGFLKTLIALAAARVLLEPKPHGEIHANIEKIPFGQALRRASKKSGRSLKKIVLTMAVVSIIVFQLMETGIFDWASSLMSNSFLIRYVPAEGLPIVAGWFASNIAAYTIAGNLLTAEMLTPKDVILALIVGRILASVPRIKSMLPYYAGIFSPRLGVKIMFVSLMMQNGIMVAIVAFIIMFW from the coding sequence ATGTGGATCGATGCTCTTTACTCATCTTTTGATTATCTCATTAAGGTTATCCCTCCCATCGTAATAGGGACCATTATAATGGATATTCTCGTGGAAATGGGATGGGTCAAAAAACTGGGTTTCCTTGCATCCCCTGTGATGCGTTTTGGCAATCTCAGAGAGGAGCTAGGTGTGAGTTTTCTCACATCCTTTGGCTCATCTGCTGCGGGAAATTCCATGATAGCAAAGCTGCATGATGATAACTACATCGATAGAAAAGAGACCATCATCGCTACAATGGTCAACTCGTTCCCATCAAGCATAGTGCTCTCAAGGGATCTGCTGCCTGTTGTTGTCGTACTACTTGGTACCACCGGCCTTATCTATCTGGGTATAGTGGTACTTATCGGTTTTCTGAAGACATTGATAGCTCTGGCTGCTGCACGTGTTCTCCTTGAACCTAAACCCCACGGAGAGATTCATGCAAACATCGAGAAGATCCCTTTCGGGCAAGCACTTCGAAGGGCCTCTAAAAAATCAGGGAGATCACTGAAAAAAATAGTCCTAACCATGGCAGTGGTATCTATAATTGTTTTCCAGCTCATGGAGACCGGTATATTTGACTGGGCATCATCCTTGATGAGCAACTCTTTTCTGATCAGATATGTTCCTGCCGAGGGTCTGCCCATTGTGGCCGGATGGTTTGCCAGCAATATAGCTGCTTACACCATAGCCGGTAATCTTCTAACGGCAGAAATGCTTACACCAAAAGATGTCATACTTGCCCTTATTGTTGGAAGGATACTGGCCAGTGTTCCCAGGATCAAGAGTATGCTGCCATATTATGCAGGTATATTCAGCCCCAGGCTTGGAGTGAAAATCATGTTCGTATCCCTGATGATGCAGAACGGTATAATGGTCGCGATCGTGGCTTTTATCATAATGTTCTGGTGA
- a CDS encoding carbohydrate-binding domain-containing protein — protein sequence MKKYILIGGTLLALLLIFLSVGGSIVPATTEENNNDLSSEGSIVSTITGETNEDISIYAASSEFTDRDLEQEADLEDATYIEAESDTDIIISEEGVYVISGDATEVTIYVDAPDESKVQIVLDGVNIVNEDMPVVYVKSADKVFITTTDSENYMETTGAFVSEGDTNLDAVIFSKDDLVFNGVGSLEIVSSENGISSKDDLKITGGTYYVTSELDSFEANDRIMIYDGTFDVDSSKDAFHCENDEDDSLGNIYIYNGTFEIYAADDGITAAGFIQIDGGNITIIRASEGIEATYIVINDVDIDIYATDDGINAARKSTSYDVEIIINGGTINIEMASGDTDGIDANGSVTINDGYITITCNSGIDVDEESYINGGTVIVNGVQIYEIQAEMMGGGNRPGGPGGGMRR from the coding sequence ATGAAAAAGTATATTTTGATAGGGGGAACTTTACTAGCCCTATTACTTATTTTTTTAAGTGTTGGAGGAAGTATTGTCCCTGCAACTACAGAAGAAAATAATAATGACCTGAGTAGTGAAGGAAGTATTGTCTCCACAATTACAGGAGAAACTAATGAAGATATTTCCATATATGCAGCAAGCTCAGAATTTACTGACAGGGACTTAGAACAGGAAGCAGACCTGGAAGATGCAACATATATAGAAGCTGAGTCAGACACTGATATTATAATTTCCGAAGAAGGAGTTTATGTAATAAGTGGAGATGCTACTGAAGTTACTATTTATGTAGATGCACCGGATGAAAGCAAGGTCCAGATCGTTCTAGATGGTGTGAATATCGTTAATGAAGATATGCCAGTTGTTTACGTTAAGTCAGCAGACAAAGTTTTCATTACTACCACAGATAGTGAGAATTATATGGAAACAACCGGAGCTTTTGTTAGCGAGGGAGATACGAATCTCGATGCAGTCATATTTTCAAAAGATGACCTGGTCTTCAATGGTGTAGGTTCTTTAGAAATAGTTTCGTCAGAAAACGGAATTAGCAGTAAAGATGATCTGAAAATAACCGGAGGAACTTATTACGTAACTTCAGAACTGGATTCTTTTGAGGCTAATGATAGGATTATGATCTACGATGGAACATTTGATGTTGATTCTTCAAAAGATGCCTTCCATTGTGAAAATGATGAAGACGATAGTTTAGGGAACATTTACATCTACAATGGAACGTTTGAGATCTATGCAGCTGATGACGGGATAACCGCTGCCGGCTTTATACAGATCGATGGCGGAAATATCACAATTATAAGAGCTTCTGAAGGAATTGAAGCTACTTACATAGTGATCAATGATGTTGATATTGATATTTACGCAACCGATGATGGGATCAATGCTGCCAGGAAAAGTACGAGCTATGATGTTGAAATCATTATTAATGGCGGGACCATTAATATAGAGATGGCCAGTGGTGACACTGATGGGATTGATGCAAATGGCTCGGTAACCATTAATGATGGTTACATAACGATCACTTGTAATTCCGGAATTGATGTAGATGAAGAATCTTACATAAATGGAGGAACTGTGATTGTAAATGGCGTGCAGATATATGAGATACAAGCAGAAATGATGGGCGGCGGAAACAGGCCAGGAGGACCTGGGGGAGGAATGCGAAGATAA
- a CDS encoding DUF4956 domain-containing protein, translating into MAVDIESLLDFEDLSGTFTATDIFVGLVLGFILLSAIGWLYKRTHKGTSYTQSYVHTLIMMGLVVDIIMLIVGSNIARAFSLVGALSIIRFRNAVKEIRDIGFIFFAMAIGMATGTKFYMLAIIATGVIGALIFIMFEFDWFARPAMSQILKIQLDKDVDFEELFDRTFVKYTQSAELIGIDSVRSGTVTELVYSIILKKNANKHEFIQSIKSQNGNQKVFLITGYNTTDL; encoded by the coding sequence ATGGCAGTAGATATTGAAAGTCTATTGGATTTCGAAGACTTAAGCGGAACCTTCACAGCCACCGACATTTTTGTTGGTCTTGTTTTAGGTTTCATATTGTTATCAGCTATCGGATGGCTGTACAAACGCACGCATAAAGGAACATCTTACACCCAGAGTTACGTTCACACTCTGATCATGATGGGACTGGTCGTAGATATCATCATGCTCATAGTTGGCTCGAACATTGCACGCGCATTCTCACTTGTAGGTGCATTGTCCATCATACGTTTCAGGAATGCAGTGAAAGAGATCCGTGATATTGGTTTCATATTCTTCGCTATGGCGATCGGTATGGCAACGGGTACAAAATTCTACATGCTGGCAATCATCGCAACCGGTGTCATCGGTGCTCTTATCTTTATAATGTTTGAATTTGACTGGTTTGCAAGACCTGCCATGAGCCAGATACTGAAAATCCAGCTTGACAAGGATGTTGATTTTGAAGAACTATTTGACAGGACATTCGTCAAATACACACAATCAGCAGAACTTATAGGAATAGATTCAGTCCGCTCAGGAACAGTGACAGAACTCGTCTACAGCATAATACTCAAGAAAAACGCCAACAAGCATGAGTTCATCCAATCCATCAAAAGTCAGAACGGAAATCAGAAAGTGTTCCTGATAACCGGTTACAACACCACAGACCTATGA
- a CDS encoding polyphosphate polymerase domain-containing protein, with protein MEPIRKFNRFELKYLLSMEQARKLKQQIAAYMLPDQYAWDSGDYVISSLYYDSPDLQCYWEKIDGLKFRKKLRVRIYETEENITEASIVFVEIKQRYDKTIQKRRIAIPYRDAMTLCDERRLPDEYDEKDRPVMEEVLAMIEERNLQPTLITSYFRHAYTGTDYDNGLRITFDSNIRYRINDLDLASKNLGKYIVSPDRVILEIKANEKVPYWLTDLIAQNNYRLIRISKYCTGLDMENEFPRKIEVY; from the coding sequence ATGGAACCAATTCGAAAGTTCAATCGGTTCGAATTAAAGTATCTGCTCTCAATGGAACAGGCACGCAAATTAAAACAGCAGATAGCGGCTTACATGCTTCCTGACCAGTATGCATGGGATTCAGGGGACTATGTGATATCAAGTCTGTACTATGATAGTCCGGATCTTCAATGTTATTGGGAAAAGATTGATGGGCTGAAATTCCGGAAAAAGCTCAGAGTTCGTATATACGAAACCGAAGAGAACATAACAGAAGCTTCCATTGTTTTCGTCGAGATCAAACAACGATACGACAAAACAATACAGAAGCGCAGGATTGCAATACCTTACAGGGATGCCATGACACTCTGCGATGAGCGTCGCCTACCCGATGAATATGATGAAAAGGATAGGCCGGTCATGGAAGAGGTTCTCGCAATGATCGAGGAAAGAAACCTCCAGCCAACACTTATTACAAGTTATTTCAGACATGCATATACAGGAACGGATTATGACAACGGTCTGAGGATAACCTTTGACTCGAACATCAGATACAGGATTAATGACCTGGACCTGGCCTCCAAGAATCTTGGAAAATATATAGTATCGCCCGACCGGGTGATCCTGGAGATTAAAGCCAATGAGAAGGTACCTTACTGGCTTACAGACCTCATCGCTCAGAACAATTACAGACTCATTAGAATTAGCAAATACTGTACAGGGCTGGATATGGAGAACGAGTTCCCCCGAAAGATCGAGGTTTATTAA
- the mbhE gene encoding hydrogen gas-evolving membrane-bound hydrogenase subunit E, with the protein MDSFTAITLAVFLPFILAGILPAIEKLLKDKIGWYASAVAFLSLLLVAQAAPEIIHGETIQRSIEWLPSLGINLSFYADGLSVMFGFIVSGIGVIIMSYSNGYMSKKEDLPRYYQQLLFFMGSMLGMVFSANTIQLFIFWELTSITSFMLIGYWRNRPMSVYGATKSLLITATGGLFMLAGFLVLHAITGTFDIPTILHNESMREMIHGHELFLAALILIFIGAASKSAQGPFYIWLPNAMEAPTPVSAFLHSATMVKAGIYLIARIHPIFSGTDAWFFLVSGIGIFTMLLAGFLAFRQTDIKGILAYSTISQLAYLMTMYGYTTYHEPGIGVAAATFHLLNHATFKACLFLVAGIVAHETATRDITKMGGLRKEMPITFIVATIGALSMAGIPPLNGFLSKEMFYEASVEMGALLGSPYNILIPALAVLGGVFTFAYSIKLIDGIFLGKRPSKGLPEHIHDPSMVMLAPAIFLAGLIILFGLVPSIPVHYFIDPTVSGILLEETQLHVKLWHGFTTSLMMTIVTFALGILTYTQYGKIAEWQNRFNARFPWISVNYYYDATVENAKKVTSKFSNRMQPGPVKTYVLALLLLTIAMFAIPAILLASSLIPQNLNFDIPLYEGLIFMFMIIAAFGAALLPRYIPAILALSGLGYLVSLLFIYLQAPDLALTQVLVETLSTIIFLLAIVKIPQKFKEHVPATTLTRDLLIAVTVASMVFILLINANQGIIPPFESLSHYFIEKSLPLAGGHNIVNVIIVDFRGYDTLGEISVLCLAAFGVYNLIHSRGDDE; encoded by the coding sequence ATGGATTCGTTTACAGCAATTACGTTAGCGGTTTTTTTGCCATTTATTTTGGCCGGTATATTGCCTGCCATTGAAAAACTTCTAAAGGATAAAATAGGATGGTACGCGTCCGCAGTTGCATTCCTGAGTTTGTTGTTGGTTGCTCAGGCGGCACCGGAAATAATACACGGGGAGACTATTCAGAGATCTATAGAATGGCTTCCTTCACTGGGTATAAACCTCTCTTTCTATGCCGATGGCCTGAGTGTCATGTTCGGTTTCATTGTATCCGGCATTGGTGTGATAATCATGTCATATTCCAACGGATACATGTCAAAGAAAGAGGATCTTCCCAGATACTACCAGCAACTCCTCTTCTTCATGGGATCAATGCTTGGTATGGTATTCTCGGCTAACACTATTCAGTTGTTCATTTTCTGGGAACTTACCAGTATCACATCTTTTATGCTTATCGGATACTGGCGAAACAGGCCTATGTCAGTATACGGCGCAACGAAATCATTACTCATAACCGCAACAGGTGGTCTGTTCATGCTTGCCGGATTCCTTGTATTGCATGCTATTACCGGCACGTTTGATATTCCTACTATATTACATAACGAATCCATGAGGGAAATGATACACGGCCATGAACTTTTCCTCGCTGCGCTAATCCTCATATTCATTGGAGCTGCTTCTAAATCAGCACAGGGTCCATTTTACATATGGCTTCCAAATGCAATGGAAGCACCAACACCTGTCAGCGCATTCCTGCATTCGGCAACAATGGTCAAGGCCGGTATCTATCTTATAGCAAGGATACACCCAATATTCTCAGGAACAGATGCCTGGTTCTTCCTTGTAAGCGGCATCGGTATATTTACAATGCTTCTGGCAGGTTTCCTTGCTTTCCGCCAGACTGACATCAAAGGAATACTTGCATATTCTACCATAAGCCAGCTCGCCTATCTTATGACAATGTATGGTTACACCACATACCACGAACCCGGAATTGGTGTTGCCGCTGCAACTTTCCATCTTCTCAACCACGCAACCTTCAAAGCATGTCTTTTCCTCGTAGCAGGTATAGTTGCTCATGAGACTGCCACAAGGGACATTACGAAAATGGGAGGTTTACGAAAGGAGATGCCCATCACCTTTATTGTAGCTACCATTGGAGCACTCTCCATGGCAGGTATACCGCCTCTGAATGGTTTCCTCAGTAAGGAGATGTTCTATGAGGCATCTGTTGAGATGGGTGCATTGCTCGGCTCACCATATAATATACTCATCCCTGCACTGGCAGTGCTTGGTGGTGTGTTCACATTTGCATATTCCATCAAACTCATTGATGGTATATTCCTTGGAAAAAGACCTTCAAAAGGATTGCCTGAGCACATACACGACCCATCAATGGTAATGCTCGCACCTGCTATCTTCCTTGCAGGACTTATAATACTATTCGGACTTGTTCCTTCAATACCAGTCCATTATTTCATAGACCCTACTGTTTCAGGAATATTGCTTGAGGAAACACAACTTCATGTAAAACTATGGCACGGATTCACAACATCACTTATGATGACAATTGTCACTTTTGCACTGGGGATCCTCACATACACACAATACGGAAAGATCGCAGAATGGCAGAACAGGTTCAACGCACGTTTCCCATGGATAAGTGTCAACTATTATTATGATGCAACCGTGGAGAATGCAAAGAAGGTAACATCAAAGTTCTCCAACAGGATGCAGCCAGGTCCTGTTAAGACATACGTGCTTGCTCTGTTGTTACTTACCATCGCAATGTTTGCAATACCTGCAATATTGCTGGCATCAAGCCTGATACCACAGAATCTTAATTTTGATATTCCACTATATGAAGGTCTTATCTTCATGTTTATGATAATCGCAGCATTTGGAGCTGCATTATTGCCAAGATATATACCTGCGATACTAGCTCTCTCCGGATTGGGGTATCTGGTAAGTCTTCTGTTCATATACCTGCAGGCTCCTGATCTGGCGCTAACGCAGGTATTGGTAGAGACACTTTCAACCATAATCTTCCTGCTGGCAATCGTGAAGATCCCGCAGAAGTTCAAGGAGCATGTCCCAGCAACAACTCTTACAAGGGATCTACTCATTGCCGTGACGGTGGCTTCAATGGTATTCATTCTGCTGATAAATGCCAACCAGGGAATAATTCCTCCATTTGAATCTCTCTCACACTATTTCATCGAGAAGAGTCTTCCACTTGCAGGCGGGCACAATATAGTCAATGTGATTATAGTGGATTTCAGGGGATATGATACTCTTGGAGAAATATCCGTTCTCTGTCTTGCAGCATTTGGTGTCTATAACCTGATACACAGCAGGGGTGATGACGAATGA
- a CDS encoding monovalent cation/H+ antiporter subunit B, with protein MTTLITKTITKICLPLVILFSISLLLAGHNNPGGGFIGGVMFASVIALTYVVYGLDHIKSFFNPDWGNWFGFGLLLASFTAFSAIAFSHNFFRSAVEFVHLPFFGEVELVSAGLFDIGVYFVVIGGLLSIFKNVGDDK; from the coding sequence ATGACAACCTTGATAACAAAAACAATAACAAAGATATGTTTGCCTTTAGTCATCCTCTTTTCAATATCCCTCTTACTTGCGGGACACAACAATCCCGGAGGCGGATTTATAGGGGGTGTCATGTTCGCGTCAGTTATTGCACTGACGTACGTGGTATATGGTCTGGATCACATCAAATCATTCTTCAATCCTGATTGGGGTAACTGGTTTGGATTCGGGTTACTATTGGCCTCGTTCACAGCCTTTTCAGCAATCGCATTTTCACATAACTTCTTCAGAAGTGCTGTGGAATTTGTCCACCTGCCATTTTTCGGAGAGGTGGAACTGGTATCTGCCGGATTGTTCGACATCGGAGTCTACTTTGTCGTAATTGGCGGGCTGCTTTCTATTTTCAAAAACGTAGGTGACGACAAATGA
- a CDS encoding NADH-quinone oxidoreductase subunit K encodes MNNTLLSLTIAILFGIGTFLILRRDIVRVIIGLGVLSHAVNLLIVSTGVFAGTKVPIITDDGGHGAAEATGTIFTDSLSQGILAPVLAAGNHVDFVDPLVQALVLTAIVISLATTAFILILAYRIYEEYGTTDIKELRRLWG; translated from the coding sequence ATGAACAATACACTGCTTTCTCTTACGATAGCTATACTGTTCGGTATCGGTACATTCCTTATCCTGCGCCGTGATATTGTCAGGGTGATCATTGGGCTTGGTGTACTTTCACATGCAGTCAACCTCCTGATCGTATCAACCGGAGTGTTTGCAGGAACAAAGGTCCCGATCATTACAGATGATGGCGGACATGGAGCTGCCGAAGCCACAGGAACTATATTCACAGACTCATTGTCTCAGGGTATTCTCGCACCTGTACTTGCTGCAGGCAATCATGTGGATTTTGTGGATCCTCTGGTACAGGCGCTGGTACTTACAGCAATCGTAATCAGTCTGGCAACGACTGCATTCATATTGATACTTGCATATCGTATCTATGAGGAATACGGGACAACTGATATCAAAGAACTCAGGAGGCTCTGGGGATGA
- a CDS encoding NADH-quinone oxidoreductase subunit M: MISLDTHLPIILIATPILLASLMVLLRKQPGIQKILSVSVSFVMFIVSILLLLQVWSGGIQVYEVGEWGKYGIMLVADLLSSGMVVLTSFVSFLALIYSLDYIEEKSLSASYYPLFSLLVAGLNGSFLTGDIFNLFVFFEILLLSSCGLVIANEKGGVTKSSDKMEATFKYLVLNMLSSIVMLIAVASLYATTGTLNMADISVKLSAMSAAGTLPWYVFAIALMFVVVFGNKAAIFPLHYWLPDVHPTAPSPISAMLSGVLIKVGAYGMLRVFFLIFIDTLYIFKPVIIYLALATIVVGAISAVAQTDVKRLLAYSSVSQIGYVFLGIGFGSVYGLTAALVYLVNHAFAKSMLFLTSGGIIHHAGTRDMRKMGGMVDSAPLMSMMFLVGAMSIAGLPPMGGFIAKFQLFDAGITEKYYFEIAIALIFAVFTLFYMFRAMLLMFWGEKRDVNEHGEYSTHGTSPLIALPIIMLALGVVVFGLYAEPLIAFANATANQILDPQLYIDAVMTRVVR, from the coding sequence ATGATATCATTGGATACTCACTTACCAATTATACTGATAGCTACGCCAATATTGCTGGCGTCTCTCATGGTGCTTTTGAGAAAACAACCGGGAATTCAGAAGATCCTGAGTGTTTCAGTTTCATTTGTTATGTTCATAGTAAGTATACTCCTGCTCCTGCAGGTCTGGTCCGGTGGGATACAGGTATATGAGGTAGGAGAATGGGGTAAATACGGTATCATGCTGGTTGCCGATCTGCTCAGTTCCGGTATGGTCGTCCTGACATCATTTGTGTCATTCTTAGCACTTATTTACTCACTTGATTATATCGAGGAAAAGTCATTGAGTGCATCCTACTATCCGCTCTTCAGTTTGCTGGTGGCAGGACTTAACGGTTCCTTCCTTACTGGGGATATATTTAATCTCTTCGTATTCTTTGAGATACTTCTGCTCTCTTCATGCGGACTTGTAATCGCCAATGAAAAAGGAGGAGTTACAAAAAGTTCAGACAAGATGGAGGCAACTTTCAAGTATCTTGTACTTAACATGCTCAGTTCCATTGTAATGCTGATAGCAGTAGCTTCCCTTTATGCAACAACAGGTACACTGAACATGGCAGATATCTCCGTTAAGCTCAGTGCAATGAGTGCAGCCGGAACGCTTCCATGGTATGTGTTTGCCATAGCATTGATGTTTGTGGTGGTTTTTGGTAACAAGGCCGCAATATTTCCGCTTCATTACTGGCTTCCGGATGTGCATCCTACAGCACCATCACCCATAAGCGCAATGCTTAGTGGTGTGTTGATAAAAGTTGGTGCCTACGGAATGCTGAGGGTATTCTTCCTTATATTCATCGATACGCTCTACATATTCAAACCTGTGATAATCTATCTCGCACTTGCAACCATTGTGGTCGGAGCCATATCAGCTGTTGCCCAGACAGATGTTAAGCGCCTGCTTGCGTATTCAAGTGTCAGTCAGATAGGTTACGTGTTCCTTGGGATTGGTTTTGGCAGTGTTTACGGACTCACAGCAGCTCTTGTGTATCTTGTGAACCATGCATTTGCAAAGTCCATGCTTTTCCTTACCTCTGGTGGTATTATCCATCATGCAGGTACAAGAGATATGAGAAAAATGGGAGGCATGGTCGATAGTGCCCCACTTATGTCAATGATGTTCCTTGTAGGTGCAATGTCCATTGCAGGGCTGCCCCCTATGGGCGGATTCATTGCAAAGTTCCAATTATTCGATGCGGGAATCACTGAGAAATATTACTTTGAGATCGCAATAGCACTTATATTTGCAGTATTCACCCTTTTCTACATGTTCAGGGCAATGTTGCTGATGTTCTGGGGTGAGAAAAGAGATGTTAATGAACATGGTGAATATTCCACACATGGCACATCCCCGTTGATCGCTCTGCCAATAATCATGCTTGCACTTGGAGTTGTAGTATTCGGACTTTATGCAGAACCGCTGATAGCTTTTGCAAATGCTACCGCTAATCAGATACTTGACCCGCAGCTCTATATTGATGCTGTAATGACGAGGGTGGTAAGATGA
- a CDS encoding Na+/H+ antiporter subunit E has protein sequence MKRYIAYSAILGLVWCFVHGTVNVNNFVLGVLIAPFIIRPFKPLFNFDMEFSFGNAIKKIPAQVTYLYVLIKEIIKANVMVAKIVLQPKIDIKPGIIAVPIRTKTDLGITAIANTITLTPGTLTIDMSDDRSILYVHAIDATDPEGVAQSIRDDLEKYVLEAFE, from the coding sequence ATGAAAAGATACATCGCCTATTCAGCTATACTTGGTCTTGTATGGTGTTTTGTCCACGGTACTGTAAATGTTAATAATTTCGTGCTGGGGGTGCTAATTGCACCATTTATCATAAGGCCATTCAAACCCCTGTTCAATTTTGATATGGAGTTTTCATTCGGCAATGCCATTAAGAAGATTCCGGCACAGGTTACATACCTGTATGTGCTTATCAAGGAGATAATAAAAGCAAACGTAATGGTTGCAAAAATAGTGCTTCAGCCAAAGATAGACATAAAACCGGGTATAATTGCAGTACCTATCAGGACCAAAACAGATCTTGGGATAACTGCTATTGCAAACACTATCACGCTTACGCCAGGTACACTGACAATTGATATGTCAGATGACAGGTCCATTCTCTATGTTCATGCAATAGATGCAACCGATCCTGAAGGTGTAGCCCAATCCATACGGGATGATCTGGAAAAATACGTATTGGAGGCATTCGAATGA
- a CDS encoding cation:proton antiporter translates to MNTMLLEYSLLFMVIAIIPCMYRIIKGPTIPDRVVALDAMTTVIVVMLGIYSFVKGSAFFMDVALVLAIISFVGTVTVAKYLDEGVVF, encoded by the coding sequence ATGAATACAATGTTACTTGAATATTCACTTCTGTTCATGGTTATTGCAATTATACCATGCATGTACAGGATCATCAAAGGACCGACTATCCCTGACAGGGTTGTGGCCCTTGATGCAATGACAACGGTAATTGTGGTGATGCTTGGTATCTACTCATTTGTAAAAGGGTCCGCTTTCTTCATGGATGTGGCACTTGTACTTGCCATCATATCCTTTGTGGGAACAGTCACAGTTGCAAAGTACCTTGATGAAGGGGTGGTATTTTGA
- the mnhG gene encoding monovalent cation/H(+) antiporter subunit G: MVLEMLSNVVLVIGLFFVFLAMLGLARLPDVYNRLHATTKIGTLGAFGVMLSILLKVGFSPIGVKAITVALFILVTSPIAAHMISRAAHRHGVGLCKESVIDEYGKACSSACSINDNE, translated from the coding sequence ATGGTTTTGGAAATGCTTAGCAATGTTGTCCTGGTAATCGGATTATTCTTCGTGTTCCTTGCAATGCTAGGACTTGCCAGACTTCCTGATGTGTATAACAGGTTGCATGCAACTACAAAGATAGGAACTCTCGGTGCTTTTGGAGTTATGCTTAGTATACTACTGAAGGTGGGCTTTTCCCCTATAGGTGTTAAGGCAATTACAGTAGCTCTTTTCATCCTGGTGACTTCGCCCATAGCAGCCCATATGATAAGCCGTGCAGCTCACCGACATGGAGTAGGTCTTTGTAAGGAATCTGTAATTGATGAATATGGAAAAGCATGTTCATCTGCATGCTCAATAAATGACAATGAGTGA